Part of the Henckelia pumila isolate YLH828 chromosome 2, ASM3356847v2, whole genome shotgun sequence genome is shown below.
CTCACGCTTCCAATTCATTCCCCGAAAATATTTTATCAGGAAATATTTTGCATGGAAACAAAACCATATATACAATAATACAATAGGTGTTTCCCTTTTCAAAGTTCTTCCTGCAAATAGGATAACCCTTGCCTATATATCTTGTTACTTGTACTGTCGTACATTCTCATTATCTCATTCATGTGGATTCAATGAAGAGGAACAAACGATCTGGACAAGTACTTTTGTTGACCGGTCTTTGTTCTCTGCTTGAAAGGATACAACCACTCCGTTTACACCGGAGTGGTTGTATATTAATGGTTGATTACAtatgaaaatttagtttatagtaggtataattttagttaaactacGGTACTAAGCGTAAATAGTGCTTAAACCCAACCCTTTCTCATTCTCACGTTTGATTGGAATCGTGGTCACATGGTCGGTGCAATATTTGCCCATCTTTTCTCTGATGTTGCCAATGGTTCCTGGGTGGCCTAACATTCTGAGTATTGATGAAATGGATGATGAATTCTATGGATCCGAAATTGGATCAAGGTATCTATTTTGATAAGAACTTCGATGAGATATAGAAAATGTGTGGATATACTCTTTACACTTGGAACATATCTTGAGAACTATCAGCCTATCACGTCCTTCAAATGGATCGGGAAACATATGTTCTCACTAAAGCCTTTTCAGAAGTGAGCTTAAGTCCTTATTTGGCAGGATATGAACAATGTGCGTGTAACTCACTAAATTGAGGAATAGTGTTTGTAAGTTAGGATTTTTGTCCCAATTTTTCGAAGCCCGAAAAATTGTTGCAGTAGTTGCAGTTCATATTTACTATTTTCTAGTTTGTCATTTTGGTTTATTATGTCTCGTTTCTGTAGGTCTGCTTCCTCTATTGAAGTTCTCTAAAATAGAGGAAAATGCTTGCCAGTTTAACTTGTACATTCTCATTCATGAAATTCGGTAGGAGATTTATTTTCTTCTAAAAGCATATGTCAAAGCAGTGTTTATTTGATGTTTAATTTACTTCAAAGCATACACCTGACTATAGATAGAatgtgtattttttatttagtgGCTAGATACCCACTGTTAAGTTTTTTGGCGAGTCCACCATTGTGGGTGTCAATAATATCTTGATCTAGGTaattcttttcctggaattcatGGCTTCACGTTGTTTTTGTGTGATTTCTATGAAACAGAATATAGATCTAAACATATACAGCCCGAATGCATCTTCAACTAGCATGCCAGTTCCATGCAATAGCCCGATTTGTGGGGCTAGAAGAGGGTGCTCGATCAGTCGGAATGCTTGCGCGTATCGAGACGTATATCTTTCCAGCAATACATCATCGGCAGGGATATTAATAGATGATATTTTGCATTTGGTTTCAGATGACAGTCAAAAGACACGTGTTGAGGCCCCAATTACATTAGGGTGGGTGCTATCATTTCCTTGtcaagaaaaattatcttgaaatTTATGAGTCACCAAAAAACATGGCATGTATCCCTCACGAGAATGTTCTTTTATCTCAATCTCTTGTTTGGTATCTTGAATTTCAGCTGTGGAATAACTCAAACTGGTGATTTTTTGAATGGTGGCGCTCCTAATGGTCTCTTTGGGCTCGGGATGGATAATATATCCGTTCCTAGTATTTTAGCTAGCAAAGGGCTTACCGCAAATTCTTTCGGGATGTGTTTTGGTCCCAATGGACTTGGAAGAATTGATTTTGGTGATAAAGGGAGTCCAGACCAAAAAGTAACTCCATTCAATCTTGAACAATTACAGTAAGCAGTCATCTTTACTCCCGCAATGGATGGATGACCACCCACCCCACCCCACGCCCTGGTCTCTTCATTAATGTTCCGAATTTTCTGCAGTCCAACCTATAATATCACTGTGACGCAAATAGTTGTGGGGAACAGCTCCACTGATTTAGAGTTCACGGCAATCTTTGACTCTGGCACCTCATTTACATACTTGAATGATCCAGCTTACACAGTTCTTACAATGAACGTAAGTCTAATGAGCAAAACTCTCTTTCCTAGTGGTATTACTGTTTCCTCAATAAAAGTTCAAATGTTTCTCTTCTGTTTCAGTTTGATTCACAGATAACTGAGCCACGTTTTCGGCCGAGCACCAAGTTTATCTTTGATTATTGCTATGAGCTGGGGTTAGTTATATTGATGGCAAAACACTTTAATTCAGCTCATGTATTTTATCATGTTCCATTTTTGGTTCATTGTTTTCCATTGTATGCAGTTCAAATCAAACAAGCTTTGTCATTCCGGATATGAACTTGAGAATGAAAGGTGGAAACACTTTTTTCCTTAACGacccaataataataattagacACAGCGTAAGATTCTTGCATTGGATCAGTGTTCGAGGATTCCATCAAAGAAATGTGTTGACATTATCTCTTCTGTCAGGGCGGGATCGCATTTTGTATGGCCATCGTCAAAAGTGGGGATGTTAACATTATTGGACGTGAGTATCATGATTATAATATCTTTATCGCTTCACGTTACACATCTTCTCATGTGTTGGCAATGGATTTTCACTTGTCATCTTATTTAAACAACCCACTCCACTGAAGATTTGACATCCTTTTGCTGTCTACATACTACTGGATTTTAATagaaattgcaagaaaaaaccAAGTATATTGGATTCATACATATATACACTATCAGAAGGTCCATTTGATTAtcttcttaaactgttttgTCTTGAGATTGCGCTTCATAAATGAAAGATTATAGCGAGTTACCATCTCTTTCTTTTCTACAATATCCATTTCTAGTGTTTCACTAAACTGATTTATCACCTCCAGTAGCTCGAAATGTACCTAAACATCTTCAACGTAACTTTGTCGCTATCTCAAAATTATAGCGTCGTGCAACCTATTTGTCTGCTAGAAAAATCAAACCATCATAATCTTCTGTTGTAGCAATTGTTTTTTATTCAACATTAGCCCTACTCTGTTACGGCTGACCGATACTTTCTGGTTTCCAGAAAATTTTATGGCTGGATATCGCATAATTTTTGATCGCGAAGAGATGGTTTTGGGTTGGCAAGAATCTGACTGTGAGTTGCTACACATTTTTCATATTTGCATTTTTGTTCTTGGAAGTGCATGGCACTGACATTGACTTTCATATTTGTTAACCACAGGCTATGATTCCGGCAAGAATACTCTGCCTATAGGCAATAACACCAGGAGCGATGCTCCTTCACCTTCCATATTTCAGCCCCAAGCCACGCCTAGCAATACGCCTCATAGCTCTCCCCCATCGGCTCCATCGCTGGGATCATCTCCTCCGCCTCCACAAGGAAACAGTGCGGTCCACCTGAGTTCCATCAACAACAATCTGTTAGTGGTCATATTTACATTTCTTTTCCATTACTTTATCATCATCTACTCTTGAGTTCCTATCAACCATGGCGTAGTATATATTACTTGAGAAATCCAGACTCTTGTTACAAATGGAGCATCATGTAATACTGGCATATGATTTTGTTTgggcatattttttttaattacaaaaaaTCCGCAGTCTCTGTCATTTGGATTTTGTTGTCGATTCATCATTGTTCTTGTTAAATAACAATCTATATGTAAATATAGGTATAATTATATTCAAGTTTCTAGTCATTACTAGGAAAAAAGCACGTGCTACGCACGTGATATCACGTTGTATTTAgtcaattcaattaaatatcatattaataattaaatatttgcatttcgcaattaatatacaattaaatttttttatacctGGTCAAATATGAATAGAaagttatattaattaatattgagTTATCAGCAATATAATACAATGAGACGATAATTTATTATAGAGAAATTTTATATAACTACACATACTTTATAATTAACTCGTTTTCTaatcaaaatttattaaattattgcaGTATATTTGTAAACAAAcgaatattaaaaaataaataataaattaaaccaaGTGAAACATTTAAAAATTGTATGTCTTACATATTTAACATTATTTACTTTTCAATAGTATTTTAATGGTTTTATTGTATATAATATAACGTATGAGTGAATAAATCTTAAAACCAAAAGACAAGGTGTTCTCTAATAATCAATTTATATGTAATATGGTGAGCAGATATGTAAAATTATTTATACATTCATCGTTTGatttgagtgataggataagtaatccatagataaataatataatgtaaattaaaaataaataagaaaaaatagttaatacattatttgatttgatgaatagattataattatttgatttaattgatgtaaaattattaattaataaatagataaataatatgacgaaaataaggcgaaattgattgggataagttatacatatattaataatgcatcaaaccaaacaatgctTTTATCCAACttaaatcataatatataattgtttcAATTAATTGACCCAgtaattatatacataacatGGTAAGGAGATATGTGAAAATTTTTACACTAACTTTTTCAATCTAATTTAAATACTAATGTCAAGTTATAGACTTATAGCAATAGAGAGGCATGAGTAATAATAAATCTATATAACTTTAAAGTGATTATTAGTTATGAGTATTATATTtgatacataaattttttattggtaaaaaaaatcaaacaaaacacttttttaaaatgataaaatttagaatgtggatataataataataataataataataataataataaaaaaaaaatataaagcaATAGAATAATAATCATAGGGATGTATGAGTAATAATGAAATCTTTATAACTTAAAAGTGATTATAAGTTACAATATTCTACTtgatacatttatttttttattggtaaaaaatgaaagaaaactaaaaaattatttaaaatgataaattttagaatgagaattaaaataataattaaacttaTTAAGTAACGtagattattatttaaattttttatatattttttatttattacttatgttattttatttatatttgtacTCAACTCTTAAAGtaaattatagtaaaaaaaaaaaaaagggaggcAAGATTGGTATCCACTTAAATTAACATGTC
Proteins encoded:
- the LOC140880461 gene encoding aspartyl protease family protein 1-like isoform X1; the encoded protein is MIMYKNTWGAVLIMLVSVCWIHACRGGDAFGTFGFDIHHRYSDHVKDFLDFDGLPEKGSFDYYAAMAHRDHLFKARRLAGSTTSPALTFSGGNSTYRLSALGFLHYVFVDVGTPNSTYLVALDTGSDLFWLPCDCTSCVRSLNISGQNIDLNIYSPNASSTSMPVPCNSPICGARRGCSISRNACAYRDVYLSSNTSSAGILIDDILHLVSDDSQKTRVEAPITLGCGITQTGDFLNGGAPNGLFGLGMDNISVPSILASKGLTANSFGMCFGPNGLGRIDFGDKGSPDQKVTPFNLEQLHPTYNITVTQIVVGNSSTDLEFTAIFDSGTSFTYLNDPAYTVLTMNFDSQITEPRFRPSTKFIFDYCYELGSNQTSFVIPDMNLRMKGGNTFFLNDPIIIIRHSGGIAFCMAIVKSGDVNIIGQNFMAGYRIIFDREEMVLGWQESDCYDSGKNTLPIGNNTRSDAPSPSIFQPQATPSNTPHSSPPSAPSLGSSPPPPQGNSAVHLSSINNNLLVVIFTFLFHYFIIIYS
- the LOC140880461 gene encoding aspartyl protease family protein 1-like isoform X2; translation: MAHRDHLFKARRLAGSTTSPALTFSGGNSTYRLSALGFLHYVFVDVGTPNSTYLVALDTGSDLFWLPCDCTSCVRSLNISGQNIDLNIYSPNASSTSMPVPCNSPICGARRGCSISRNACAYRDVYLSSNTSSAGILIDDILHLVSDDSQKTRVEAPITLGCGITQTGDFLNGGAPNGLFGLGMDNISVPSILASKGLTANSFGMCFGPNGLGRIDFGDKGSPDQKVTPFNLEQLHPTYNITVTQIVVGNSSTDLEFTAIFDSGTSFTYLNDPAYTVLTMNFDSQITEPRFRPSTKFIFDYCYELGSNQTSFVIPDMNLRMKGGNTFFLNDPIIIIRHSGGIAFCMAIVKSGDVNIIGQNFMAGYRIIFDREEMVLGWQESDCYDSGKNTLPIGNNTRSDAPSPSIFQPQATPSNTPHSSPPSAPSLGSSPPPPQGNSAVHLSSINNNLLVVIFTFLFHYFIIIYS